The following nucleotide sequence is from Bacteroidota bacterium.
ACACGCTCCACCACGTCCGCCCCGCCGCGCCGACCTCGGCGATCTCCATCGAGCACCCCGACCGGGTCTGCTCCTCACGCGGCACCCGCCCCACGACGCCGCTGCGCACCGCGAACGACGCTTTCTGCCGGCGCTTGCCAACAGCCACCCAGTCACCGGCCCCCTGCCGGAGCTGCGCTGACCGGTCGAGCGGGAAGCTCCACTTCCGCCAGCGCTCGACGCGCCCGGCGGCGCGCTCGTGGAGCGCCTCGTCCCCAATGACCTCGGCGAGGCGCTTGACCTCCAGGTGCCCCGCGCGCGCCTTCACGCCCAGCCCGTCCGGCGTGGCCGGCCGCACGTAGTAGTCCGTCCGCGTCTCCCACGGCACCGCCCCGGCTACGGCCTCGAACCATGCCGTCACTTCGGCGGGCAGCGCCCCGTCGAGAAACCAGCGGACTTCGGTGGTGGGGTACACGGGCGGTGGACGGTGGACGGTGGACGGTGGACGGGAAGGTAGACGCGGAGTGCGGACGACCTCGCTACCTTTGTGGGTTTTATTCCACACTCCCACACCTCAGCCGTAGACGCCGAGTTGCACGAGCATCCCGACGATGCCGGCGCGGATCATCGCGACCGCGATCGCGGCGAGGAAGAGGCTGGCGATCTTGGCGACGGCCTTCGAGAACCCGGCCCCGAGGTAGGCCAGCAGGCGCGGCCCGAACGCGAACGCCGCGTAGACCAGCAGCATGTTGACGAGGATCGAGGCGAGCGTGAGCAGGAAGCCGGACTGTCCCTGGGTCACGAGGATCGTGGTGATCGCCGCCGGGCCGATGATGAGCGGGATCCCGAGCGGCACGACCGCCATCTCGGCCGTCGAGTCGTCGAGCGCGGCTTTCTTGCCTTTCTTCTTGGCCCCCTCCCCGCCCCGCCGCTTCTTGAGGTCGCCGAAGACGAGGTCGGTGATCGAGAGGACGAGCAGGATCAGCCCGCCGCCGACGCGGAGGTCGTGGACCGTGATGCCGAGCGTCTCGAAGATGACCTGCCCGGCGACGAGCATCAGGAGCGCGACGGCGACGGCGACCGTCATCGCCCGGATCAGGAGCGAGCGCCGGGCGCGGGCCTCGAACGACTCCGTCATCCCGATGTAGAGCGGGAGCACGCCGGGGATGTTGAGGGCCACGAAGAGCGGCAGAAAGGCCGCGATGAAGGCATCGAGCGAGAACACGTCGGGGAGGCCGTGGAGCGGGGGACGGTAAGACGGAGGGGCGCTCCGCCGTGCGAGGCGGCTTATTCGCCGGCTACCTCGGCCGGTTTCGCCCCCGGTGCCCCTCGCCAAACCTTCACTGCCGAGGCCGGCTACGCCGCTTCGAGTGCCTCGACCTCCAGCCCCGCGAGCGTCGGGTTCGCCACCCGGTCGTCGCGCTCGATGTCGCCGTCGCGGAGGCGGACGATGCGGCGGGCGTGCTCGGCGATGTCTTCCTCGTGCGTGACCACAAGCAGCGTGTTGCCCTGCCGGTAGAGCATCTCGAAGAGCCGCATGATCTCCTCGCTCGTCGCGGTGTCGAGGTTGCCCGTCGGCTCGTCGGCGAGGAGGATCGCGGGACGGTTGACGAGCGCCCGGGCGACGGCGACGCGCTGGCGCTGCCCGCCGGAGAGCTCGTTCGGCTTGTGGTCCATCCGCTCCCCGAGGCCGACGCTGACGAGCGCTTGGGCAGCGCGCTCGCGGCGCTCGCGCTTGCTCATCCCGGAGTAGATCAGCGGAAGCTCGACGTTCTGCACGCAGTTGACGCGCGGCAGCAGGTTGAACGTCTGGAAGACGAACCCGATCTCGCGGTTACGCACCGCCGCGAGGTCGTCGTCGGAGAGCGTCGAGACGTCGCGGTCGTTGAGAACGTAGCGCCCGCTCGTCGGGATGTCGAGGCAGCCGACGATGTTCATCAGCGTGGACTTCCCCGACCCGCTCGGCCCCATGATGGCGACGTACTCGCCGCGCGCCACGTCGAGCGAGAGCCCGCGCAGCGCGTGGACC
It contains:
- a CDS encoding ABC transporter ATP-binding protein, giving the protein MQADPIIHIADVWKTYQMGVEQVHALRGLSLDVARGEYVAIMGPSGSGKSTLMNIVGCLDIPTSGRYVLNDRDVSTLSDDDLAAVRNREIGFVFQTFNLLPRVNCVQNVELPLIYSGMSKRERRERAAQALVSVGLGERMDHKPNELSGGQRQRVAVARALVNRPAILLADEPTGNLDTATSEEIMRLFEMLYRQGNTLLVVTHEEDIAEHARRIVRLRDGDIERDDRVANPTLAGLEVEALEAA
- a CDS encoding MarC family protein translates to MFSLDAFIAAFLPLFVALNIPGVLPLYIGMTESFEARARRSLLIRAMTVAVAVALLMLVAGQVIFETLGITVHDLRVGGGLILLVLSITDLVFGDLKKRRGGEGAKKKGKKAALDDSTAEMAVVPLGIPLIIGPAAITTILVTQGQSGFLLTLASILVNMLLVYAAFAFGPRLLAYLGAGFSKAVAKIASLFLAAIAVAMIRAGIVGMLVQLGVYG